The Setaria italica strain Yugu1 chromosome IX, Setaria_italica_v2.0, whole genome shotgun sequence genome has a window encoding:
- the LOC101774336 gene encoding actin-like protein ARP8 produces MVKRVLRSIFSMCKHIAHEVNENKKDIIELMDIACLPVDPYHELPEFDDPFAEWDAMEAAEAASSPSLCAPVGSSRPRRSTRAHSPPHEEEDGDEDDNDEEEEEDNDDYHNEE; encoded by the coding sequence ATGGTCAAGAGAGTGCTTCGGAGCATCTTTTCAATGTGCAAGCACATAGCTCATGAGGTTAATGAGAACAAAAAGGATATCATTGAGCTCATGGATATTGCATGTCTTCCAGTTGATCCATACCATGAGTTGCCCGAGTTTGATGATCCTTTTGCTGAGTGGGATGCCATGGAGGCTGCCGaggctgcttcttctccttcactGTGTGCCCCGGTTGGTTCTTCTCGCCCTCGACGCTCCACACGTGCTCATTCACCTccacatgaagaagaagatggtgacGAGGATGAcaacgatgaggaggaggaggaggacaacgACGACTACCACAACGAGGAGTAG